Proteins found in one archaeon genomic segment:
- a CDS encoding 50S ribosomal protein L15e encodes MPMYRQIAKTWQSIFHEKAANIRERAVDLRKEPAMLRVDRPWRLDRARALGYKAKEGVVVVRARVSRGGMRKQRPTSGRRPKHMGVLKIKSAVSSQAVAERRVSQRHPNLKLLGSYPVWEDGIHAWFECILVDPLHPAVRKDYNYRRVLGITT; translated from the coding sequence ATGCCCATGTACAGGCAGATCGCGAAGACTTGGCAGAGCATCTTCCACGAGAAGGCTGCCAACATCAGGGAGAGGGCCGTAGACCTTCGGAAGGAGCCGGCCATGCTAAGAGTCGACCGCCCGTGGCGCCTCGACCGGGCGCGCGCCCTGGGCTACAAGGCCAAGGAGGGCGTCGTGGTCGTTCGCGCGAGGGTCTCCAGAGGAGGGATGAGGAAGCAGCGCCCCACCTCAGGCAGAAGGCCCAAGCACATGGGAGTCCTCAAGATCAAGTCCGCTGTCTCTTCCCAGGCGGTAGCCGAGAGGAGAGTCTCCCAGCGCCACCCGAACCTGAAGCTCCTCGGGTCCTACCCAGTCTGGGAGGATGGCATCCACGCATGGTTCGAGTGCATCCTAGTGGACCCGCTCCACCCAGCCGTGAGGAAGGACTACAACTACCGGCGCGTCCTCGGCATTACGACCTGA
- a CDS encoding hydroxyacid dehydrogenase produces the protein MPRLLICDQIDVNELGLGPKVEVDYRPTISHEELLGIAGTFDAILVRSRTKVDREVLDKATRLKLVARPGTGLDNIDVGYAESKGVKVINSPESLVEAVSEHVVALMLALSRHLVDADKSTKSGGWEKNSLTGTELKSKTLGVVGFGRIGRRIAEIAHVLGMPVLVYDVIPIPPDALSSVGARLATLDQLFGSADYITLHVPLTEETRHLVDSARLSKMKPTSFLVNTSRGGVVDEAALSKALEDRKIMGAALDVFEQEPPSGAILTAPRTILTPHVGGQTQEAQGSAVRYIGEKVAAFFSGT, from the coding sequence ATGCCACGGTTACTGATCTGCGACCAGATCGACGTCAACGAGCTCGGCCTCGGCCCCAAGGTCGAAGTCGACTATCGCCCGACAATCTCGCACGAGGAGCTCCTCGGGATCGCCGGCACCTTCGACGCGATCTTGGTCCGGAGCAGGACGAAGGTCGACCGGGAGGTCCTCGACAAGGCGACGCGCCTCAAGCTGGTCGCGCGCCCGGGGACCGGCCTGGACAACATAGACGTCGGATACGCCGAGTCAAAGGGGGTCAAAGTCATCAACAGTCCCGAGTCCCTCGTCGAGGCTGTCTCTGAGCACGTCGTCGCGCTGATGCTCGCCCTCTCCCGACATCTTGTGGACGCCGACAAGTCCACCAAGTCAGGGGGGTGGGAGAAGAACTCACTGACGGGGACCGAGCTGAAGAGCAAGACCCTGGGAGTCGTCGGCTTTGGGAGGATTGGCAGGAGGATCGCCGAGATCGCGCACGTCCTCGGGATGCCCGTCCTAGTCTACGACGTCATCCCGATCCCGCCGGACGCCTTGTCAAGCGTCGGCGCCCGGCTCGCAACCCTCGACCAGCTCTTCGGGAGCGCAGACTACATCACCCTCCACGTTCCCTTGACCGAGGAAACCAGGCACCTCGTCGACTCTGCCAGGCTCTCGAAGATGAAGCCGACCTCCTTCTTGGTCAACACTTCGCGCGGAGGGGTGGTCGACGAGGCCGCCCTCTCGAAGGCCCTCGAAGACCGCAAGATCATGGGCGCCGCGCTCGACGTCTTCGAACAGGAGCCCCCTTCTGGTGCGATCCTCACCGCCCCCCGGACCATCCTCACCCCGCACGTCGGGGGCCAGACCCAGGAAGCGCAGGGGAGCGCGGTCAGGTACATCGGTGAGAAGGTAGCGGCCTTCTTTTCCGGCACCTAG
- the truD gene encoding tRNA pseudouridine(13) synthase TruD, whose translation MRGAPSADAAVGMEVYVTDGAPCTGRAKALDSDFRVQEYLSLEGLQSERGEGYVPLYRVEKRGIDTMHLAKELAAVLKSRVSYGGLKDKRAHAVQYITPTSSRALSPARASSEGWEATLEGFLPRPLSRGQVVANSFELILRDCCSEVGERANDALETSAGHRLPNFYGHQRFGLRGVGTHRVGREIVKGRFEEAVRLLLCEPRERDSSEAGEARQAFREGRYEEGVGLLPRGQEEEASVARALARRPGDWIGALRSVPVKLRRLYVQAYQSYLFNRTLSRALRSGLDISSYESGDNWSRLGEDGLTLSRVGGVRDPPEQGAVPMVQIPGFAIRDYGSRFDACLKEVLEEEGVTGGEFYVKEMLEASAEGGFRVPHLLVAGTSAESGPGTATLKFTLAKGQYATVFIREVLKPADPANAGLA comes from the coding sequence TTGAGAGGGGCCCCATCCGCCGACGCTGCCGTCGGCATGGAGGTCTATGTCACGGACGGCGCTCCGTGCACTGGCAGGGCCAAGGCGCTGGACTCGGACTTCCGAGTCCAGGAATACCTAAGCCTCGAGGGACTGCAGTCTGAGAGAGGCGAGGGGTACGTCCCTCTCTACAGGGTCGAGAAGAGGGGGATTGACACGATGCACCTGGCGAAGGAACTCGCAGCTGTCCTCAAGAGCCGGGTCAGCTACGGAGGGCTCAAGGACAAGAGGGCTCACGCGGTCCAGTACATCACTCCAACCAGCTCGAGGGCCCTTAGCCCTGCGAGGGCGTCGTCAGAAGGCTGGGAAGCCACGCTGGAAGGATTTCTCCCACGGCCGCTGTCCCGCGGACAGGTCGTAGCGAACTCTTTCGAGTTGATCCTCAGAGACTGCTGCAGCGAGGTCGGGGAGAGAGCGAACGACGCGCTTGAAACCTCTGCGGGCCACAGGCTTCCCAATTTCTACGGACACCAGAGATTCGGGCTGAGGGGGGTAGGTACGCACAGGGTGGGGCGGGAGATCGTGAAGGGGAGATTCGAGGAGGCCGTAAGACTGCTCCTCTGTGAGCCTCGGGAGAGAGACTCATCTGAAGCCGGCGAGGCGAGACAGGCCTTCAGGGAGGGGAGGTATGAGGAAGGGGTCGGGCTACTTCCGAGGGGCCAGGAGGAAGAAGCGAGCGTCGCACGCGCCCTCGCCAGAAGGCCAGGCGACTGGATAGGGGCCCTCAGGAGCGTCCCGGTCAAGCTCCGGAGGCTCTACGTCCAGGCCTACCAGTCGTATCTCTTCAACAGGACCCTGAGCAGGGCCCTCAGGAGTGGGCTGGACATCTCCTCGTACGAATCGGGAGACAACTGGAGCCGGCTCGGTGAGGACGGGCTTACGCTGTCTCGCGTCGGCGGGGTCAGGGACCCTCCGGAGCAGGGGGCGGTCCCGATGGTCCAGATCCCTGGATTCGCGATCAGGGACTACGGTTCGCGGTTCGACGCCTGCCTCAAAGAGGTCCTGGAAGAGGAGGGAGTCACGGGCGGAGAGTTCTACGTCAAGGAGATGCTGGAGGCGTCGGCCGAGGGAGGCTTCAGGGTCCCCCACCTCCTGGTCGCCGGTACTTCGGCAGAGTCCGGTCCGGGGACAGCGACCCTGAAGTTCACGCTGGCCAAGGGACAGTATGCGACCGTCTTCATCAGGGAGGTCCTGAAACCGGCAGACCCCGCAAACGCCGGTCTCGCCTAG
- a CDS encoding FAD-dependent oxidoreductase, protein MRRVAVVGAGKAGTAAAVEASARGAAVEVFEAEPLPEAGGLSRFLGSLEGSVSWGTRVISVNGARAVSTSRSRGHYDAVVVSTGTKKRVRRFPGSSKPGVFLTGDAGPDETPPGDRVVVQGEGPEALALAAGLVIGGSKVTLVTGSPIGLRRLCAEGAGALAGIASQHSLGLARGQVAAALGSSRVQVVLLSTRELLPCDLLLALPSTVPNPPLLEASVGERGAILVDSSQASDTPGLFAAGGSSAYSPGAFASGTPAGSAPSPPRVAGANAAGRHAHLTSPPPESFEFFGVPVSVAGLTHDEATWAGLDASRTVTGEGPEVCSVLYERRSLRLLGLQLVGGSPGSHAAVALASAQPQDVRALAELDQVQSTDISLVAEAARQCIRRSA, encoded by the coding sequence ATGCGGCGAGTCGCAGTCGTCGGGGCAGGAAAGGCGGGCACTGCCGCCGCCGTCGAAGCGTCTGCGAGGGGCGCCGCGGTCGAAGTCTTCGAGGCCGAGCCCCTCCCCGAAGCAGGAGGTCTGTCCCGATTCCTCGGGTCGCTCGAAGGGTCCGTCTCGTGGGGAACGAGGGTAATCTCTGTAAACGGAGCCCGCGCAGTCTCCACATCCCGGTCCCGGGGTCACTACGACGCCGTGGTGGTCTCGACCGGAACCAAGAAGAGGGTAAGGCGATTTCCAGGGTCGTCCAAGCCCGGGGTCTTCCTGACGGGCGACGCTGGCCCGGACGAAACCCCTCCGGGGGACCGCGTGGTCGTCCAGGGGGAGGGGCCCGAGGCGCTCGCACTCGCGGCCGGACTCGTCATTGGAGGCTCGAAAGTGACCCTCGTCACTGGTTCTCCCATCGGTCTTCGTAGGCTCTGCGCCGAAGGAGCCGGGGCTCTGGCTGGCATCGCGAGCCAACACAGCTTAGGGCTTGCCCGCGGCCAGGTCGCGGCCGCGCTCGGAAGCTCGAGGGTCCAGGTCGTCCTGCTTTCCACAAGGGAGCTCCTCCCATGCGACCTGCTCCTCGCCCTCCCCTCCACGGTCCCGAACCCGCCCCTGCTCGAGGCCTCAGTCGGAGAGAGGGGAGCCATCCTCGTCGACTCGTCCCAGGCCTCCGACACGCCCGGGCTGTTCGCGGCAGGGGGCTCGTCCGCCTACTCTCCGGGGGCCTTCGCATCCGGCACGCCCGCAGGATCGGCCCCTTCGCCTCCCCGGGTCGCAGGGGCCAACGCTGCCGGTCGGCACGCGCATTTAACCTCGCCTCCCCCCGAGAGCTTCGAGTTCTTCGGGGTCCCGGTCTCCGTCGCGGGGCTGACCCACGACGAGGCGACCTGGGCAGGCCTCGACGCCTCGCGGACGGTCACGGGCGAAGGTCCGGAAGTCTGTTCAGTCCTCTACGAGCGCAGGTCGCTGCGCCTGTTGGGCCTGCAACTGGTGGGCGGGAGCCCTGGCTCGCACGCCGCGGTGGCCCTTGCCTCCGCACAGCCACAAGACGTCCGTGCACTCGCAGAACTGGACCAGGTCCAATCAACCGATATATCGCTCGTCGCTGAGGCGGCGAGGCAGTGCATCCGCCGGAGCGCCTGA
- a CDS encoding NAD(P)/FAD-dependent oxidoreductase, which translates to MSEEVFDLTIVGAGPSGLFAAFYAGLRQMKTKVVDALEEPGGQVAVLYPEKYIFDAPGFAKILAKDLVKNLVEQAFQYSPTVVLGERVTALQKKDGIFELGTDKGTKHLSKAVLIAAGVGAFSPNRLEALGAADYEGKGVYYFVKDKSVFKDKRLLIVGGGDSAVDWALNIKGLAKKITLVHRRDIFRAHEQSVADLLNSEVEMRLFYEVKSVSGDGARVTGAVIFDNRSKVETTIEVDAILVNIGFRADLGPIKDWGLQIDGREISVNGKMETNIPGVYVAGDIAGPMDGVKLNLIATGYAQAALAVNVAKAYIDPNSKIFPGHSSEMKR; encoded by the coding sequence ATGTCCGAGGAGGTCTTCGACCTTACGATCGTCGGCGCGGGGCCGAGCGGCTTGTTCGCGGCCTTCTATGCGGGGCTGAGGCAGATGAAGACGAAGGTGGTCGACGCCCTGGAGGAGCCGGGAGGACAGGTGGCCGTCCTTTATCCTGAGAAGTACATCTTCGACGCCCCCGGATTTGCGAAGATCCTGGCGAAGGACCTGGTCAAGAACCTGGTGGAGCAGGCCTTCCAGTACAGCCCCACGGTCGTCCTGGGCGAGAGGGTGACCGCGCTCCAGAAGAAGGACGGGATCTTTGAGCTTGGGACCGACAAGGGGACAAAGCATCTGAGCAAGGCGGTCCTCATCGCGGCAGGAGTAGGGGCCTTTTCACCGAACAGGCTGGAGGCCCTGGGTGCGGCAGACTACGAGGGGAAGGGAGTCTATTACTTCGTGAAGGACAAGAGCGTCTTCAAGGACAAGAGGCTCCTGATCGTTGGAGGAGGGGACTCGGCGGTGGACTGGGCCTTGAACATCAAGGGCCTCGCGAAGAAGATCACTCTGGTCCACAGGAGGGACATCTTCAGGGCGCACGAGCAGAGTGTCGCGGACCTGCTGAATTCTGAGGTCGAGATGAGGCTCTTCTATGAGGTCAAGAGCGTCTCAGGGGACGGCGCTAGAGTCACGGGAGCGGTAATCTTCGACAACAGGTCGAAGGTCGAGACGACCATAGAGGTCGACGCGATCCTGGTCAACATAGGGTTCAGGGCAGACCTCGGTCCGATAAAGGACTGGGGGCTGCAGATCGACGGGAGGGAGATCTCTGTCAACGGCAAGATGGAGACCAACATCCCGGGTGTCTATGTGGCGGGAGACATCGCGGGACCGATGGACGGAGTGAAGCTCAACCTGATCGCGACCGGGTATGCGCAGGCGGCTCTTGCGGTCAACGTGGCGAAGGCGTACATCGACCCGAACTCTAAGATCTTCCCAGGCCACAGCAGCGAAATGAAGAGATAG